The Desulfuromonas versatilis genome has a segment encoding these proteins:
- a CDS encoding amino acid ABC transporter ATP-binding protein yields the protein MIKIENLHKRFGDLEVLKGVDLEVRAGEVVCIIGPSGSGKSTVLRCINRLEEITSGRIVVDGYDLYDPQTDINLVRTEAGMVFQQFNLFPHMTVLRNVTLGPIKVRGMTRAEADKLGKELLAKVGLAEKAQNYPDQLSGGQKQRVAIARSLALKPKVILFDEPTSALDPELVGEVLDVMKQLAKEGMTMVVVTHEMGFARDVADRVIFIDQGRIQEQNPPQAFFGNPQNPRLKDFLSRVSHI from the coding sequence ATGATCAAGATTGAAAATTTGCACAAGCGTTTCGGCGACCTCGAGGTCCTCAAGGGGGTCGACCTCGAGGTGCGCGCCGGCGAAGTGGTCTGCATCATCGGCCCCTCGGGTTCGGGCAAATCGACGGTGCTGCGCTGCATCAACCGCCTCGAGGAGATCACCTCGGGGCGCATCGTCGTCGACGGCTACGATCTCTACGACCCGCAGACCGACATCAACCTGGTGCGCACCGAGGCGGGGATGGTTTTTCAGCAGTTCAACCTGTTTCCGCACATGACGGTGCTGCGCAACGTCACCCTCGGCCCCATCAAGGTGCGCGGCATGACCCGAGCCGAAGCCGACAAGCTGGGCAAGGAACTGCTCGCCAAGGTCGGGCTGGCGGAAAAAGCGCAGAATTACCCCGACCAGCTCTCCGGCGGGCAGAAGCAGAGGGTAGCCATCGCCCGCTCGCTGGCCCTCAAGCCCAAGGTCATCCTCTTCGACGAGCCGACCAGCGCCCTCGACCCCGAGCTGGTCGGCGAGGTCCTCGACGTCATGAAGCAACTTGCCAAAGAGGGGATGACCATGGTGGTGGTCACCCACGAGATGGGTTTTGCCAGGGACGTGGCGGACCGGGTGATCTTCATCGATCAGGGCAGGATCCAGGAGCAAAACCCGCCGCAGGCGTTCTTCGGCAATCCGCAAAACCCCCGACTGAAGGATTTTCTGAGCCGGGTATCACATATCTA
- a CDS encoding amino acid ABC transporter permease, giving the protein MAFKFEPQVMVETFPLLLSGVKLTVIITLGGLFFGFLIGVLAGLMKLSRRLPIRKLGGLYVETIRGTPLIVQVMFLYFGIPMASGLRIAPITAGIIAIAVNSGAYIAEIVRGAVQSIEQGQMEAGRSIGLTHAQTMLYIIWPQAFKRMIPPLGNQFIISLKDTSLLVVIGVAELTRVGQEIIAVNFRAFEVWLTVGLTYLVMTLTIAKGLQILEGRLMRRARR; this is encoded by the coding sequence ATGGCATTCAAATTCGAACCCCAGGTGATGGTGGAAACCTTCCCGTTGCTGCTCAGCGGCGTGAAACTGACCGTCATCATCACCCTCGGCGGGCTGTTCTTCGGGTTTCTGATCGGGGTCCTCGCCGGGCTGATGAAACTTTCGCGGCGCCTGCCGATCCGCAAGCTCGGCGGTCTCTACGTCGAAACGATCCGCGGCACGCCGCTCATCGTCCAGGTCATGTTTCTCTATTTCGGCATCCCCATGGCCAGCGGCCTGCGCATCGCGCCGATCACCGCCGGGATCATCGCCATCGCCGTCAATTCGGGGGCCTATATCGCCGAGATCGTCCGCGGCGCGGTGCAGTCCATCGAGCAAGGCCAGATGGAGGCCGGCCGCTCCATCGGCCTGACCCACGCCCAGACCATGCTCTACATCATCTGGCCCCAGGCGTTCAAACGCATGATCCCCCCGCTCGGCAACCAGTTTATCATCAGCCTCAAGGACACCTCGCTGCTGGTGGTCATCGGCGTCGCCGAACTGACCCGCGTCGGCCAGGAGATCATCGCCGTCAACTTCCGCGCCTTCGAGGTCTGGCTCACCGTCGGCCTGACCTACCTGGTGATGACCCTGACCATCGCCAAGGGGCTGCAGATTCTCGAGGGGCGGCTGATGCGCCGCGCCCGGCGTTAG
- the glnH gene encoding glutamine ABC transporter substrate-binding protein GlnH codes for MKNAFKLLSVLLFLLSFAGGALAAKLTVATDTNFPPFEFKDSSGKHTGFDIELWDAIAKQIGVDYTLQPMDFNGIIPGLQTGQLDVGIAGMTIKPERAEVVDFSDPYYDAGLLILVKSDNEGIQSVEDLKGKVVSTKLATTSADFVKEKAQAKDVKLFPNNDAMFLELMTGGADAVIFDSPVIAEFMRTAGKGQVKVVGPLYMGQSYGIAFPKGSELVPKVNAALKKLKDDGTYLALYRKWFNTDPK; via the coding sequence ATGAAAAACGCGTTCAAGCTTCTCTCAGTACTGCTGTTTCTCCTTAGCTTTGCCGGCGGCGCCCTGGCCGCCAAGCTGACCGTCGCTACCGACACCAATTTCCCCCCTTTTGAATTCAAGGACAGCAGCGGCAAACACACCGGTTTCGATATCGAGCTCTGGGACGCCATCGCCAAGCAGATAGGTGTCGACTACACCCTGCAGCCGATGGATTTCAACGGCATCATCCCCGGCCTGCAGACCGGCCAGCTCGACGTCGGCATCGCCGGCATGACCATCAAGCCCGAGCGCGCCGAGGTGGTTGACTTCTCCGACCCCTATTACGACGCCGGGCTGCTGATCCTGGTCAAATCCGACAACGAGGGCATCCAGAGCGTCGAGGACCTCAAGGGCAAAGTCGTCTCGACCAAACTCGCCACCACCAGCGCCGACTTCGTCAAGGAAAAGGCCCAGGCCAAGGACGTCAAGCTCTTTCCCAACAACGACGCCATGTTCCTCGAGCTGATGACCGGCGGCGCCGACGCGGTGATCTTCGATTCGCCGGTCATCGCCGAATTCATGCGTACCGCCGGCAAGGGCCAGGTCAAGGTCGTCGGCCCCCTCTACATGGGTCAGTCCTACGGCATCGCCTTTCCCAAGGGGAGCGAGTTGGTGCCCAAGGTCAACGCCGCCCTGAAAAAGCTCAAGGACGACGGCACTTACCTGGCGCTCTACCGGAAGTGGTTCAATACCGATCCGAAATAA
- the pdxR gene encoding MocR-like pyridoxine biosynthesis transcription factor PdxR, with product MFTLNPGDPAPLYQQLYQQIRERILSGKLPAHSRLPSVRELAAELAVSRNTVEGAFQELLAEGYVYSRSRSGYFISALDPEAAPQALPKRPRDRRPLPGKAESCRFDFHPARLDPQSFPAALWRRCLLSALRAGSGDLAQYGDPQGEWGLRCNIQRYLERSRGVLCDPGQILVCAGLQQSLDIVAQLVRGLHLSVAVENPGYHLPRDIFRNHGFAVIPVEVGTAGLDLDALRASAGTIAYITPSHQLPLGHVMPVANRLKLIDWAEKGGNLVIEDDYDSELRYQGRPIPSLQGLRPQGNIVYLGTFSKVLSPALRLSYMVLPPGLLAAYRRLFRNYQPAVPLLEQRAMAAFMEQGHWERHVRRMRIFYKKKHDVMLRAIERHFGPRAKVVGQGAGLHVVLQLTDCLPGEAEILQRAGQEGIRILPLSDFYAAGEPCGITLLLGFGGLSAADIEQGIGLLARLCP from the coding sequence ATGTTTACCCTGAACCCCGGCGACCCTGCTCCGTTGTACCAGCAACTCTACCAGCAGATCCGCGAGCGGATTCTCAGCGGGAAGCTGCCGGCCCATTCCCGGCTCCCGTCGGTGCGGGAGTTGGCGGCGGAATTGGCCGTCAGCCGCAACACCGTCGAGGGTGCCTTTCAGGAACTGTTGGCCGAGGGGTACGTCTACAGCCGGTCCCGCAGCGGCTATTTCATCTCGGCCCTCGATCCTGAGGCTGCCCCGCAGGCTTTGCCGAAACGGCCGCGCGACCGGCGCCCGTTACCCGGGAAGGCAGAATCTTGCCGCTTCGATTTTCATCCCGCGCGCCTCGACCCGCAGAGTTTTCCGGCCGCCCTCTGGCGGCGCTGCCTGCTGAGCGCCCTGCGCGCCGGCTCGGGCGATCTGGCCCAGTACGGCGACCCCCAGGGGGAATGGGGGCTGCGCTGCAACATCCAGCGTTACCTGGAGCGTTCGCGGGGCGTGCTCTGCGACCCCGGGCAGATCCTGGTCTGCGCCGGCCTGCAGCAGAGCCTGGACATCGTCGCGCAGTTGGTCAGGGGGCTCCACCTCTCGGTGGCGGTGGAAAACCCCGGCTACCACCTGCCCCGGGACATTTTCCGGAACCATGGGTTTGCCGTGATCCCCGTCGAGGTCGGGACGGCCGGCCTCGATCTCGACGCCCTTCGGGCCAGCGCCGGCACCATCGCCTACATCACCCCCTCGCACCAGCTGCCCCTGGGGCACGTCATGCCGGTGGCCAACCGGCTGAAGCTGATCGACTGGGCCGAGAAGGGGGGCAACCTGGTCATCGAGGATGACTACGACAGCGAACTGCGCTACCAGGGGCGCCCCATCCCTTCCCTGCAGGGGCTGCGGCCGCAGGGGAACATCGTCTACCTGGGGACCTTCTCCAAGGTATTGTCCCCGGCGCTGCGCCTGAGCTACATGGTGCTGCCCCCCGGGCTGCTCGCCGCCTACCGCCGGCTGTTCAGGAACTACCAGCCCGCCGTCCCGCTGCTGGAGCAGCGCGCCATGGCCGCCTTCATGGAGCAGGGCCACTGGGAGCGGCACGTCCGGCGCATGCGCATCTTCTACAAAAAGAAGCACGACGTCATGCTGCGGGCCATCGAGAGGCACTTCGGCCCCAGGGCGAAGGTCGTCGGCCAGGGGGCGGGGCTCCACGTGGTCCTCCAGTTGACCGACTGCTTGCCCGGCGAAGCCGAAATCCTCCAGCGCGCCGGCCAGGAAGGCATCCGTATCCTGCCCCTGTCCGACTTCTATGCTGCGGGGGAGCCCTGCGGTATCACGCTCCTGCTCGGCTTCGGCGGGCTGAGCGCCGCCGACATCGAACAGGGGATCGGCCTGCTGGCCCGCCTGTGTCCTTGA
- a CDS encoding pyridoxamine 5'-phosphate oxidase family protein, which produces MIPEKLLEILKQDGVVAIATLGQDGPHMVNTWNSYIRISAEGNLLIPAGYMHRTEANIAHNPEVLLTLASSKVQGLHGPGAGFLIKGKAAFETSGPDFELMKAKFSWLRAALVVTPAEVTQTW; this is translated from the coding sequence ATGATACCTGAAAAACTGCTCGAAATTCTCAAACAGGACGGCGTGGTCGCCATCGCCACCCTGGGCCAGGACGGCCCGCACATGGTCAACACCTGGAACAGCTACATCCGCATCTCCGCCGAGGGCAACCTGCTGATCCCCGCCGGGTACATGCACCGCACCGAGGCGAATATCGCCCACAACCCCGAGGTGCTGCTGACCCTGGCCAGCAGCAAGGTTCAGGGCCTGCACGGTCCGGGGGCCGGTTTTCTGATTAAAGGCAAGGCCGCCTTTGAAACCTCCGGCCCGGACTTCGAGCTGATGAAGGCCAAGTTCAGCTGGCTGCGCGCCGCCCTGGTGGTGACACCGGCCGAGGTGACCCAAACCTGGTAA